GGAATGCGGACCGAACCGCCGGTATCCGAGCCGATGCCACAAGCGGCAAGACCGAACGAGACCGAGGCCGCCGCCCCCGAGGACGACCCGCCTGGCACCCAGGCCGGATCATGCGGGTTCGGCGGCGTCGCCGTGATCGGGTTGAGGCCAAGGCCGGAAAAGGCCAGCTCGCTCATATGGGTCTTGCCCAGGCAGACGGCGCCGGCGGCGGTGGCGTTGCGCAGCACCAGGGCATCCGCCTCGGGCACGCGTCCCGCGAGCAGGGCAGAGCCGGATTCAGTGGCCACACCCGCGCTGTCGAACAGATCCTTCCAGCTGATCGGCACCCCGTCAAACAGCGACCGGCGCAGACCCAGCCTGGCGCGCTCGGCGGCGGCGTGCGCCTCGGCCCGGGCGCGGCGGGCGGTGACGCGGGCATAGATGCGCTCGCTGTCGGGGTGGGCCTCGATCGCGTCCAGATAGCAATCGGTCAACGCGACCGGGTCGATCCGGCCCGCCGCGATACCGCGCCCCAGATCGCTTGCCGTCATGGTCAGCCAATCGCTCATCTTATCCTCCCGCTTGCCGTTGCCGCGACGGTAGCGACAGGACTGCGCATGGACAATCCCGAACCGGCGCGCATAGTGCGACTCATGGAACACAGAGCCGATATCGCAATCGTGGGCGGCGGGCTGAACGGCCCCGCACTGGCGCTGGCGCTGGCCCAAAGCGGGCAAAGCGTCGTCCTGGTGGATGCCCTGCCCGACCCGCTGCGCACCGACGCCGAATTCGATGGCCGCGCCTATGCGCTGGCGCTGGCCTCGCAACGGCTGCTGGCCGCTGTGGGCGTCTGGGATCATGTGGCCGAGGCCGCCCAACCGATGCTCGAGATCAAGGTCAGCGACGGACATGCCGGCGCCGGCCCCTCCCCCTTCTTTCTGCATTTCGACCATGCCGAGATCGAAGAAGGGCCGATGGGCTACATGGTCGAGGACCGCTATCTGCGGCGCGCGCTGCTGGCTGCGATGGAAGACGCGCCCCGCATCACCCGCCTGAACGGCGCCGCCGTTACCGCGCAACAGACGGATGGTACCGGCGTGGTGTTGACGCTGGCCGACGGATCGCACCTGCGCGCCGGGTTGGTGGTGGGTTGCGACGGACGCAAGAGCGGCACCGCCACGCGGGCGGGCATCAAGCGGACCGGCTGGGATTATGGCCAGACCGCGCTGGTCTGCGCCATCGCGCATGAGCGGCCCCATCATGGCATCGCGCATCAGTTCTTCATGCCGCCGGGGCCATTGGCGATCCTGCCGCTGCCCGGCAATCGCAGCTCGATCGTCTGGAGCGAGCGAACCGAGGCCGCCGCCCGCATCAACGCGCTGCCCGAGGCGGAATATCTGGAAATCCTGCGGCCCCGGTTTGGCGATTTCCTGGGCGAGATCCGGCTGGAGGGTGCCCGGTTCACCTATCCGCTGAACCTGACCGTGGCCAATGCCTTTGTTGCTGAACGGCTAGCGCTGGTGGGAGATGCGGCGCACGGGATGCATCCGATTGCCGGTCAGGGGCTGAACGCGGGCCTGCGCGACGTGGGCGCGCTGGCCGAGGTTCTGATTTTGGCCGCGCGGCGGGGCGAAGATATCGGCGCAGCCCCTGTGCTGGAGCGCTATCAGCAGTGGCGCCGGTTCGACACGGCAACGCTGGCACTGGCGACCGATGCCTTCAATCGGCTGTTTTCCAACGACAACCCGCTCTTGCGGCTGGGTCGCGATGTCGGCATGGGCGTGATCGGCGCTTTCCCCGGCCTGCGGCGCGGTTTCGTGCGCGAGGCGACCGGGCTGACCGGTGATCTGCCGAAACTGATGCAGGGCCGCGCGATCTGAGTGCGGCTCCTCCGCCCTTGCGGGCGTCCTCGCCTCAGGCGCGTCCTTCGCGTTGTGCCCGGTACCGGCGCGCCCAGTCCCGGCTTTCTTCGCCGGAGAGCTTGGCAACCGCCGGGGTCAGACCCTGCGCCCGCTCCGGGTCCTGACCCAGATGCGCAAGAATGGCCGAGACCACCTCTATCGGCGTGTTCGCGAGGTCTTCGTAGTCGATGCCCAGCGGAGTGATGCCCTGGGCGAGGAACCAGTCGGTCCAGCCCGCTTCATAAGTCTCAAGTGCGCGCACATGGCTGTCGATCGCGTCGAAATCGTAGACCGGGTCGCGATGGGGGGCGAGCCGTTCGATCTCGCGCCCATCGGGCGCAATATGCCAGAGCCCCGATTGCTCGGCCCGCACCCGCGACACTGCTTGCGCCACCTTGTCCCGGCGGCGCAGATGCAGATAGCGGGTTGGTCCGAATGCCGCCTCGATCAGGGCGGTATCGCCGGGCAGTCCGGGATAGAGATGGTCCAGCATGCCCAGCATATCGCCCAGATTCTCGCGCATCAGGCGCAGCCCGAATACCGGCGTCTCGCCTCGCCCCTCGCGCAGTGCCGCCTCCAGATAGGCGCGGTCAAACCCAACCACGCCCGGGCGCAGCGTCTCGGGCAGGCCCCAATACCGGGCCCACCAATCGATGGATTGGGTGCGAAAGAAGGAATCGGGGTCACCGGCCGCGCCGGTAGCCGCCAGATAGCCGCACAGCAGGGTACTGCCGCTGCGCGGCGTTCCGCAGATGATATAGGCCGCAGGCCGGTCAGTCATCCAGCGGGCGTGCCTCGTCCACCAGCATCACCGGGATCCCGTTGCGGATCGGAAAGGCCAGCTTGGCGCCCTTCGACACCAGTTCCTGCGCCCCGGCATCGTATTCCAGCGTGGCATGGGTCACCGGGCAGACCAGCGCTTCGAGCATGCGGCGATCAAAGGCGGCGGGGGTTTCACTCATTGCAGGGGGTCCTTGCCGCTGTTGCCGCAGAGGGCGAATTCGATCAGGGTGACCAGCGTCTCGCGCCGGGTCTTGAGACAGGGCGCTTCGAGCAGGGCCTGTTTGTCCTCGGGCGTGAAATCCAGCAGCATCGACAGCGAATTGACCAGCAGCTCGTCATCGGCCTGGGTCAGGCTGTCCCAGTCGGTGCACATGTCGCGCGCCTCGAAGAACCGTTGCAGCAGGCGCAGGAAGGCATCGCGGTCGAACCGGGGATCGGGCGCGCAGGCGGCGGCCAGATCGTGATCGAAGCTTTTCCAGCACACCGTACAGCGGCGATAGGGCGCGAACCCGTCGACCTCGGACTTGATCCGAAAGCGTGAGACGCCGGTCAGGGTGATCATGTAGCGCCCATCCTCGGTCTCCGAGAACTGGGTGACCCGCCCGGCGCATCCGATTTGGTGCAGCTTGCTGCCATCCTGCCGGCAGGGATTGGGCTGGACCATGCCGATCAGCCGCTGCGGCGTGCGCAGCGCGTCATCCAGCATCTGCAGATAGCGCGGTTCGAAAACATGCAGCGGCAGCCGCGACCGGGGCAGCAGCAGCGCTCCGGGCAGCGGAAAAACCGCCAACGTATCGGGAAGGTCAGCGGATTGCATCATGCCTTCAACTGTAGCTCTATCGCGCGATTAGGCAAATATCATCGAGCTGAGCTTGCGCCGGCCATTGAGCACGATCGGATCGTTGGGCTTGAGCGCATCGAAGATGGTGAACAGCTGTGCCTTGGCCGCGCCCTCGTTCCACTCGCGGTCACGGCGGAACAGGTCGAGCAATTCGGCAACCGCCTGTTCTGTCTGACCGGCGGCATGCAGCGCCTGGGCCAGATCGAATCGGGCCTGATGGTTGTCCGGATCAGCCTCGACAGCGGCGGCCAGTTCGGCGACCGGTCCGGCATTCGACGCCTGACGGGCCAGTTCCAGCTGGGCATGCGCGGCCTCCAGCTCGGGCTTGGTCGAGATCTCGGCGGGCGCGCCGTTCAGGATCGCCTCGGCCTGATCCAGATCGCCCAGCGCAATATGGGCGCGCACCAGCCCGCCATAGGCGGCGGCATGGTTCGGGTCCTCGCCCAGGATCGCGGCAAAGGTCTCGGCCGCATCCGCAGCCGCGCCCTGCTCCAGCATCTCCTCGGCAGCGACGACCGCCTCTTCCAGCTGGGCGCCGGGCGCCTCGCCACCTGCGGCGGCGATCACCCGGTCGACAAAGGCCGAAATCTCGGAGGCGGGCAGCGCGCCCTGGAACCCGTCGACCGGCTGGCCCTGATAAAACGCATAGACGGTCGGGATCGACTGGATCCGCATCTGGCCCGCGATCATCTGGTTTTCGTCGACATTGACCTTGACCATCTTCACCGCACCCTTGGCGGCAGTCACGGCAGCCTCAAGCGCGGGGCCCAGCGTCTTGCACGGGCCACACCAGGGCGCCCAGAAATCGACGATCACCGGAACCGTCTGACTGGCCTCGACCACGTCGGCCATGAAGGTGGCTTCGTTCGTGTCCTTGATCAGATCGGCGGCGGGGGCGGCTTTTTGTCCAAGTTCAAGCATATCGGGCGTCCTTACGGAATGAGTTGGGACATATATGGACTGCGCGCGCGGTGGTGCCAACCCGTTCCGCCGGAAATATGGGTCACTGGCGGCGGTCTGGCCGGTCCGGGACATTGACGATCAGCGCCGCGAATTCCGGCACTTTCGAGAGCGCGGACAGGAACCATTCGGCAAAGGGGGCACCATAGGTCAGCGCGGCGTTCTGGAGGGTCGGAAGGTTGGCCAAAACGAAGTCGACGACGGGCTGACCCAGAAGGTCACCGAGTACCTTCCCTGTCACAGCATCCACCACCATTGTCATGGAGCTAGAGATCACCGCGATCCGCCACAAGACGTTCCGGTTCACCGCCTTCTGCGCCTCGCGCGCCTGGGCCGAGGGGTTTTCGACAATCGCGCTTTCAAGCGCGCGCAGGCGGTCGCCCATCGCCTGCTGGCCCGCGATGATCTGGTGGCTGAGCGCATCCTGCGCGGCGGTATCCTGTTCGGGGTCGGGATTGTCGCGGGCCTTGCGGGCGCGTTCCATCAAGAGGGTCACGGTGGGGTGATCCACCGTCAGCCCGCCGCCCGCGTCGCAGACGCTCGACAGCAGGGCGGCAAGCGGGCCGGGAAAGGGCATGCCCTCTTCGGCCCCTGCCCTTTCGGCGGCGCGCAGCTCGTTCAGCGCCAGATGGATCATCGCCATGTCCAGCGCCTCGAACTCGTCTTGCAGCATCGGGACCAGATGCCGCGCCAGATCGGCGAGACGGGGAAACTGATTGCCCGCCATTTGCGCCAAACGCTCCAGAAGCGCCGGGAGCGACCGGTGCATCGCGCGTTTCAGCGCGTCTTCCTGCTCTTCGGCGGTCGGGCAACTGGCGGTCACCTCCAGCCTGCCCTCCTGCTCGGCCACCGGGAACAGCGGATCGGGGGCCGGGGTTGGCCCGGTGTTCCTGGGTGGCTGCCAATCTTCCAGATAGTCGAACAGGATCCGGGCGCGGGTTTTGTTGTCTTCGATCTTGGCAATCCGCGCGATCTCAGGGTCCTGTTGCGCCGCAGTGCAATTGGTGAAGGTGAGGCCGATTGGTCCGGGGTCGGTAACAAGGCGCGTCAGCCGCCGCAACGGCCGCAGATCACGGGCTTGCGTGTTGTTCAGCGACAGCATGATCAGCCGGGTCAGGGCGGCAAGCGGCGCGATATCCGATGCTTGCATGTTCTCCAGCGACAGCGTGGTCAGCCGGGTCAGGGAGGCAAGCGGGGCGATATCCGAAACTTGCGTGTTGTTCAGCGACAGCGTGGTCAGCCGGGTCAGGGCGGCAAGCGCCGCGATATCCGATACTTGCGTCTTGTTCAGCGACAGCCCGGTCAGCCGGGTCAGGGCGGCAAGCGGCGCGATATCCGAAACTTGCGTGTTGTGCAGCCACAGCCCGGTCAGCCGGGTCAGGGCGGCAAGCGGTGCGATATCCGAAACTTGCGTATTGTTCAGCGACAGCATGGTCAGCCGGGTCAGGGCGGCAAGCGGCGCGATATCCGATACTTGCGTGTCGTTCAGCGACAGCGCGTTCAGCCGGGTCAGGGCGGCAAGCGGCGCGATATCCGATACTTGCGTGTTGTTCAGATCTAAATCGCGCAGTTCCGTCAACTCTGCAATCGACGGCGGCAGGTGGTCGAGGGCGTGGGTCTCTTCCTGGTCAAAACTGAGGGAGTCGTCCCCCTCCCTCTTCGCCTCTTCAATCCGCCGTTCCGCAGCGGCATAGGCTTTGTCGGCGTCACTCATTACTCTCACCTCTGGTTGAGGTGAGCGTAAGGTCGCCGGAACGGCGCGGCAATATCCGTCGGGGTGCTAAGGCAGTTTTCGAACGGAATGACCCGGAAATACCCTGCCATGCCTTCGGCATTCTCAGGACATTTCCGATATCTCAATTCAGATTGGTTAGAAAACGCCCTAGAGATCGAAACTGGCAAAGACCGGGGCGTGGTCGCTGGGCTGCTCCCATCCGCGCGCGTCGCGAAGGATGCGGCTGGAATGGCCCGCATTCGAGATGTCGGGCGTGGCCCAGACATGGTCCAGCCGGCGGCCCTTGTCGGCGGCGCTCCAGTCCTTGGCGCGGTAGGACCACCAGGAGTAGAGAAGCCCCTGAGGGATATCCTGGCGGGTGATGTCGACCCATTTGCCCGAATCCATCACCTGACCCAGGTGATCGACCTCGATCGGCGTATGCGACACGATCTTGAGCAGTTGCTTGTGGTTCCAGACGTCATCCTCGCGCGGGGCGATGTTGAGGTCACCGACCAGAATGGATTTCTCGGGGGCATTGGCATGGAACCAGTCGCGCATCTCGGTCAGGTAATCGAGCTTCTGGCCGAATTTCTCGTTCACCTCGCGGTCGGGCACGTCGCCGCCGGCGGGAACATAGAAATTGTGGATGGTGACCCCGTTTTCCAGCCGCGCCGCGACATGGCGGGCGTGGCCCAGCGTCGCGAAGTCCTCGCGCCCAACTTCCTCGATGGGCAGGCGCGACAGGATGGCGACGCCGTTATAGCCCTTTTGCCCATGCGCCACGACGTGCCGGTATCCCAGGTCGGCAAAACCCTCGACCGGCATCTTGTCGACGGGCGACTTGATCTCTTGCAGGCAGAGGATGTCCGGCCCTTCTTCGGCCAGAAGCTTGCACACGATGGGTTCGCGCAGGCGGACCGAGTTGATGTTCCAGGTGGCAAGGGTAAAGGGCATGGCGCGTCTCGCTTTCATCCAGTCTGGCGAAACCTATCGCCTAACCCGGCGATGTCCATGGCCTGCACAAAAAAAGGCCGGGCACGAAGCCCGGCCAGTCCAACAGGGAGGTGCATGTCATGACCCGGACATGCGCGGGTTGGGGTCAGGTTAAAGGTACCACAGAAATTCCACTTTGACCTGAATCAATATCTCGAATTACGCCACAAGCCTGTATCCGCCGGATTCGGTGACCAGCAGGCGCGCGTTTGACGGATCGGGCTCGATCTTCTGGCGCAGGCGATAGATGTGGGTTTCCAGGGTGTGGGTGGTGACCCCGGCATTGTATCCCCAGACCTCGTGCAGGAGCACGTCGCGGGGCACCACGCCGTCGGTCGAGCGATAGAGATACTTGAGGATGTTGGTCTCTTTCTCGGTCAGGCGGATCTTGCGATCATCCTCGGTGATCAGCATCTTCATCGCTGGCTTGAACGTATAGGGCCCCAGCTGGAACACCGCGTCCTCGGACTGTTCGTGCTGGCGCAGCTGCGAGCGGATGCGCGCCAGCAACACCGGAAACTTGAACGGTTTGCTGACATAGTCGTTGGCACCGGCATCCAGGCCCAGGATGGTGTCGGCATCGCTGTCGTGGCCGGTCAGCATGATGATCGGGCTCTTGACGCCCTGCTTGCGCATCAGCCGGCAGAGTTCGCGCCCATCGGTATCGGGCAGGCCCACATCCAGGATCACCAGATCATAGATCGCCTCTTTGGTCCGTTCCGATGCCGCATGGCCGGTCTCGGCCTCGAAGACATCGAAATCCTCGGTCATGACCAGCTGTTCGCTCAGCGCTTCGCGCAGGTCGTCGTCGTCATCCACCAGCAGGATCTTCTTCAGCTGCGCCATAACGGCATCCTCCAGATTTCGTTTCCCAACAGGTGAGGGCGCAGCACGAGTTCGGCAAGTTTTACTGCATTTCTCTCACGCGGTCGTGTTTTACCTGCGAGATTTATTTCACATTTCCGTCGACAGAGACTAGGTAAAAGCCGTGAACGTTATAGGATAACACCCGATGAGTCTGATCCCGGATATCACCGAGCTTTTGGCCCGCGCCCGCGCCGACCTGCGCATGGGTGTCCCGGTCGTGTTGCGGGACGAGGGTGGCGATAGCGCGCTGGCGCTGGCGGCCGAGACGCTGACAGCGGCGCGGCTGGCGGATCTGCGGCAATTGGGCGATCCGGTCATTGCCATCACAGGGCGCCGGGCGGAAACGCTCAAGGCGCGCGCCTATGACGGCGATCTGGCGCGGGTGATCCTGCCCACCGGGGCCGATCTGCGCTGGGTTCAGGCGGTGGCCGATCCATCGGACGATCTGAACACACCGATGAAGGGGCCACTGGGCACCATGCGGCAGGGCAAGGCCGGGCTGCACCGTCTGGCGATCAGCCTGACCAAATCCGCCCGGCTGCTGCCGGCGGCGGTGCTGGTGGCACTGCCCGAGGGGCGCACATTCGCTGCCGATCACGGGCTGACCACGATCGACCACGCGCAGGCCGCGCCACACCTGTCCGAGCGCAGCCCGCTGCACGTGGTCTCGGCCGCGCGCCTGCCGATGGAGGTGTCGGAGGCCGGGCGCCTGCATGTGTTCCGCCCCGAGGACGGCGGCGAAGAGCATTACGCGGTCGAGATCGGCCGCCCCGACCGGGACAAACCGGTGCTTGCGCGGCTGCATTCGGCCTGTTTCACCGGCGACCTGATGGGCAGCCTGAAATGCGATTGCGGCCCGCAGTTGCGCGGCGCGCTGGCGCAGATGGGCGCCGAGGGTGCCGGGGTCCTGCTGTATCTCAACCAAGAGGGTCGCGGCATTGGGCTGGCCAACAAGATGCGCGCCTATTTCCTTCAGGATC
The window above is part of the Ruegeria pomeroyi DSS-3 genome. Proteins encoded here:
- a CDS encoding FAD-dependent monooxygenase gives rise to the protein MDNPEPARIVRLMEHRADIAIVGGGLNGPALALALAQSGQSVVLVDALPDPLRTDAEFDGRAYALALASQRLLAAVGVWDHVAEAAQPMLEIKVSDGHAGAGPSPFFLHFDHAEIEEGPMGYMVEDRYLRRALLAAMEDAPRITRLNGAAVTAQQTDGTGVVLTLADGSHLRAGLVVGCDGRKSGTATRAGIKRTGWDYGQTALVCAIAHERPHHGIAHQFFMPPGPLAILPLPGNRSSIVWSERTEAAARINALPEAEYLEILRPRFGDFLGEIRLEGARFTYPLNLTVANAFVAERLALVGDAAHGMHPIAGQGLNAGLRDVGALAEVLILAARRGEDIGAAPVLERYQQWRRFDTATLALATDAFNRLFSNDNPLLRLGRDVGMGVIGAFPGLRRGFVREATGLTGDLPKLMQGRAI
- a CDS encoding Stf0 sulfotransferase family protein; protein product: MTDRPAAYIICGTPRSGSTLLCGYLAATGAAGDPDSFFRTQSIDWWARYWGLPETLRPGVVGFDRAYLEAALREGRGETPVFGLRLMRENLGDMLGMLDHLYPGLPGDTALIEAAFGPTRYLHLRRRDKVAQAVSRVRAEQSGLWHIAPDGREIERLAPHRDPVYDFDAIDSHVRALETYEAGWTDWFLAQGITPLGIDYEDLANTPIEVVSAILAHLGQDPERAQGLTPAVAKLSGEESRDWARRYRAQREGRA
- a CDS encoding Trm112 family protein, coding for MSETPAAFDRRMLEALVCPVTHATLEYDAGAQELVSKGAKLAFPIRNGIPVMLVDEARPLDD
- a CDS encoding LON peptidase substrate-binding domain-containing protein, producing MMQSADLPDTLAVFPLPGALLLPRSRLPLHVFEPRYLQMLDDALRTPQRLIGMVQPNPCRQDGSKLHQIGCAGRVTQFSETEDGRYMITLTGVSRFRIKSEVDGFAPYRRCTVCWKSFDHDLAAACAPDPRFDRDAFLRLLQRFFEARDMCTDWDSLTQADDELLVNSLSMLLDFTPEDKQALLEAPCLKTRRETLVTLIEFALCGNSGKDPLQ
- the trxA gene encoding thioredoxin — encoded protein: MLELGQKAAPAADLIKDTNEATFMADVVEASQTVPVIVDFWAPWCGPCKTLGPALEAAVTAAKGAVKMVKVNVDENQMIAGQMRIQSIPTVYAFYQGQPVDGFQGALPASEISAFVDRVIAAAGGEAPGAQLEEAVVAAEEMLEQGAAADAAETFAAILGEDPNHAAAYGGLVRAHIALGDLDQAEAILNGAPAEISTKPELEAAHAQLELARQASNAGPVAELAAAVEADPDNHQARFDLAQALHAAGQTEQAVAELLDLFRRDREWNEGAAKAQLFTIFDALKPNDPIVLNGRRKLSSMIFA
- a CDS encoding leucine-rich repeat domain-containing protein, whose amino-acid sequence is MSDADKAYAAAERRIEEAKREGDDSLSFDQEETHALDHLPPSIAELTELRDLDLNNTQVSDIAPLAALTRLNALSLNDTQVSDIAPLAALTRLTMLSLNNTQVSDIAPLAALTRLTGLWLHNTQVSDIAPLAALTRLTGLSLNKTQVSDIAALAALTRLTTLSLNNTQVSDIAPLASLTRLTTLSLENMQASDIAPLAALTRLIMLSLNNTQARDLRPLRRLTRLVTDPGPIGLTFTNCTAAQQDPEIARIAKIEDNKTRARILFDYLEDWQPPRNTGPTPAPDPLFPVAEQEGRLEVTASCPTAEEQEDALKRAMHRSLPALLERLAQMAGNQFPRLADLARHLVPMLQDEFEALDMAMIHLALNELRAAERAGAEEGMPFPGPLAALLSSVCDAGGGLTVDHPTVTLLMERARKARDNPDPEQDTAAQDALSHQIIAGQQAMGDRLRALESAIVENPSAQAREAQKAVNRNVLWRIAVISSSMTMVVDAVTGKVLGDLLGQPVVDFVLANLPTLQNAALTYGAPFAEWFLSALSKVPEFAALIVNVPDRPDRRQ
- a CDS encoding exodeoxyribonuclease III, with product MPFTLATWNINSVRLREPIVCKLLAEEGPDILCLQEIKSPVDKMPVEGFADLGYRHVVAHGQKGYNGVAILSRLPIEEVGREDFATLGHARHVAARLENGVTIHNFYVPAGGDVPDREVNEKFGQKLDYLTEMRDWFHANAPEKSILVGDLNIAPREDDVWNHKQLLKIVSHTPIEVDHLGQVMDSGKWVDITRQDIPQGLLYSWWSYRAKDWSAADKGRRLDHVWATPDISNAGHSSRILRDARGWEQPSDHAPVFASFDL
- a CDS encoding response regulator transcription factor is translated as MAQLKKILLVDDDDDLREALSEQLVMTEDFDVFEAETGHAASERTKEAIYDLVILDVGLPDTDGRELCRLMRKQGVKSPIIMLTGHDSDADTILGLDAGANDYVSKPFKFPVLLARIRSQLRQHEQSEDAVFQLGPYTFKPAMKMLITEDDRKIRLTEKETNILKYLYRSTDGVVPRDVLLHEVWGYNAGVTTHTLETHIYRLRQKIEPDPSNARLLVTESGGYRLVA
- the ribA gene encoding GTP cyclohydrolase II, yielding MSLIPDITELLARARADLRMGVPVVLRDEGGDSALALAAETLTAARLADLRQLGDPVIAITGRRAETLKARAYDGDLARVILPTGADLRWVQAVADPSDDLNTPMKGPLGTMRQGKAGLHRLAISLTKSARLLPAAVLVALPEGRTFAADHGLTTIDHAQAAPHLSERSPLHVVSAARLPMEVSEAGRLHVFRPEDGGEEHYAVEIGRPDRDKPVLARLHSACFTGDLMGSLKCDCGPQLRGALAQMGAEGAGVLLYLNQEGRGIGLANKMRAYFLQDQGFDTVEANHRLGFEDDERDFRLGSDILKSLGFKSVRLLTNNPAKIAMMERTGIAVTERVPLKVGETAHNRGYLATKAAKSGHML